AATCTTCCggcaaaaatagaatttatgcAATTGACTTGACTGGTCATAACGAGCGAGAAATCAAAACTGCCGGTGATGCGTCCGATTCTGAATGgtcaaatttactaaattaatatCTAACTTTTGAAGTAGCTGCGGTATATATCTAATAGTaccagttttaaaaaatactatattttatttatctgtgGGGTGACCTTATACGTCATTCCCGCTTAAGGCTTGCTTGCGTGAATCATTTTCCCAAGCCACGGGGGTGACTACCGTAGGGCGTTTTTCGATCCACGCAGGCAATGCCTTCCCGCGGAAGCGGGAATCTAGGGAAAAAAGTCTAAATACAgcaattttttagaatataaaagcTCGATATTATCTCGCTTATGTGTGGTCTGTCAGATATTTTGTGTAAGTACGATTTCTCCATTTGcccaattttgtaaattagtaTCACAAAGGATTGCAAATTGGTTTAAAGCCATGGTCCAATTCTTCATAGGCACTGTCCATTTTTTAGATGCATTTGTCAATGccaaaaagattattttctgAATCGATTTATCATCTGGAAACActcctttatttttaataattttacgaaTTTGACGGTTAGTGCCTTCAATAGCATTAGTCGTATAAATCGCCTTTCTGATGTCTTCCGGAAAGCTAAAAAATGGAGCGATACCAGACCAATTGCGTTGCCAAATATGGCTCTGTGCGTAAATAAGTGTGTAAATTTCTCAAAGGTTATATAAAGAACATTATAACTTAAGGAGAAATTAATATGAGTGCGCCAAGGGAAGTGCGTAAAAATCAGTCGGTGAGAATCCGATCTATGCAAAGTCTAACCAACAGCATAGAGTCAACTATTGCATTATAGGCGGTGAAAAATGTAATGAAGCCAATAGAAGCGACATATCAGGCTACAACGCAAGTGAAGGTGTTGAGCCCCGAAATAGACAACATTATACAGGTCGACGTTTTTCATAGTGCGGAAGGCAGCATGAATGGTGACGCAATGGTAAGTCATTACTCACTCTATCGCGGTCGAAGTCCGTTGCATGATATGAGATGGAGTTTACGTAAACATGGGAGATCTTCTGTGTTCTTGCAAGAGTATGTCGGGTCAAGTCAAAACAGGCAAGAACTGACAAATGATACAGAAGAAGTCGGACTGACTGATAGTACTCGGAGCATAGGAAAGCTATGTACATGGGGAAGCGGTCAGCAATGGAAAGCTTTGTTGAGTACCATTCAAGATAACACGCTGAGGTTATTATAATGATGCAGGTTAAACTCAATCAAATAGCTAAAAGAGCGAAGCAAGATAAAAGGCTAAAATTCACATCATTAATACATCATGTGAATGAGGCTAATCTTGCAGAATGCTATCAAGAACTAAAAGCTAATAAAGCTTGTGGGGTTGATGGTGAGACAGTTGAATCATACGGTATTAATCTAGAAGATAGGCTTAGTCAATTAGTGAAATCGATGAAGTTGAAGCAATATCGTCCTAAACCAGTAAAGAGTGTATATATCCCAAAACCTGGTAAGAATGAGAAGCGTGGTCTTGGTATACCATCAGTTGAAGATAAGTTAGTTCAAATTATGCTAAAGAAAATCTTAGAACAGATTTATGAAGCCGAGTTTTTGGAGGTATCTTATGGATTTAGACCTAAGTTAAGCTGTCACGATGCATTAAGAGCATTAGACAAAGCGGTGATGACTAAGCCGATTAATTATATTGTAGAAGTAGATATTAAAGGGTTCTTTGATAATGTTAATCACTATTGGTTACAACGTTGCTTAGAGGAGAAAATTGTTGATCGTAATTTATTGTGGTTAgtaagaaaattcttaaaagcTCGAGTAGTTGAGGATGGAAAGCAGTTAGTAACGGAGGTAGGCACTCCTCAAGGAGGAGTGATTAGTCCATTACTTGCAAATATCTATCTTCATTATGTACTAGACTTATGGTTTAAGAAAGAAATTAAACCACAAGCAAAAGGACACATGGAGCTAATACGCTACTGTGATGACTGTGTGCCACGATTGCAAAGGAAGTTACATGAAGCCATAAGTGTAAATTGAATTTGTGCGTAACTAAATATATAAGAGATGGAAGTAGGCCTTCCGAAGCCGCTTTACGGGAAGAGGCTTCAAACGACTCTAAGCTGCGTTGGTTAAGAGCCAAGGTGGTGAGCGTTAGAGAAAAGATACCTTGCAAGGTATCAGGTAAGAATCAAGGAGATGAAGCGATTAAACCATTGCTGAAGTGTCGAAAGCGTATAGATGAGATCAAAATTGAGGGGTAGTCGTTAACTCAGGAAAAATTTGGCGGGAACCTGTTTACTGGTCAAGTGGTCTCCGGCATAGAGGTGGCATGAACTTGGTTCAGGCTCTTATGTGGAACGTGGGAACCTGTGTATTGATGCAAAGGGAGCGATGCAAGTGGAAGACCCATGAGTATCTAAGTACCAAGGCAGTACATAGGGGCGGATTGGCTCGTAGTAGTGATGAAGCTGTTGAAAGGCAGTGGAGCAAAGTGGCTGAGTT
This genomic interval from Chrysoperla carnea chromosome 1, inChrCarn1.1, whole genome shotgun sequence contains the following:
- the LOC123295519 gene encoding group II intron-encoded protein LtrA-like — its product is MMQVKLNQIAKRAKQDKRLKFTSLIHHVNEANLAECYQELKANKACGVDGETVESYGINLEDRLSQLVKSMKLKQYRPKPVKSVYIPKPGKNEKRGLGIPSVEDKLVQIMLKKILEQIYEAEFLEVSYGFRPKLSCHDALRALDKAVMTKPINYIVEVDIKGFFDNVNHYWLQRCLEEKIVDRNLLWLVRKFLKARVVEDGKQLVTEVGTPQGGVISPLLANIYLHYVLDLWFKKEIKPQAKGHMELIRYCDDCVPRLQRKLHEAISVN